The following coding sequences lie in one Candidatus Rokuibacteriota bacterium genomic window:
- a CDS encoding DUF3105 domain-containing protein produces the protein MSNGQERSIKKDRKRQERLAAERRRGRGRIAKRWGLYAAVGLLVVGGGGVLVTKAVTAKVYPPTGMNPHVESYPSCRICPSSIPEEMQRHILEHREPGEPGDRPGILVQYSCAPCSEVVAKLTRIVERYPRGVYLAPYPRMSPRVALTTLGVLEAMEDVDESRIVAFIQKHL, from the coding sequence ATGAGCAACGGGCAGGAACGCAGCATCAAGAAGGACAGGAAGCGCCAGGAGCGGCTGGCTGCCGAGCGGCGAAGGGGGCGTGGACGGATCGCGAAGCGGTGGGGTCTCTACGCGGCCGTAGGCCTGCTGGTCGTCGGGGGCGGGGGCGTGCTCGTCACGAAGGCAGTCACGGCGAAGGTCTACCCGCCCACGGGTATGAATCCCCACGTCGAGTCCTACCCCTCGTGCCGGATCTGCCCGTCGTCGATTCCCGAGGAGATGCAGCGGCACATCCTGGAACACCGGGAGCCGGGGGAGCCTGGCGACCGGCCCGGGATCTTGGTGCAGTACAGCTGCGCCCCCTGCTCCGAGGTGGTCGCGAAGTTGACGCGCATCGTGGAGCGCTATCCCAGGGGTGTCTACCTCGCGCCGTACCCCCGGATGAGTCCGCGCGTGGCGCTGACCACGCTCGGCGTGCTCGAGGCCATGGAGGACGTTGATGAGAGCCGCATCGTGGCATTCATTCAGAAACATCTGTGA
- a CDS encoding tetratricopeptide repeat protein, producing the protein MAMPSATAGAGGGRAGELSAAHADVEAGRFGQAVSVYERVLREDMHNVEALIHLGMALGGVGEADRGLGYVDRALAMDPDNPHALWVKAVTLFEAKAQYAESIAVWERFLALVPESARDAGTARGSVLRARERLGGPQRPAPGKGSP; encoded by the coding sequence ATGGCGATGCCGTCCGCCACGGCTGGTGCCGGTGGGGGCCGGGCGGGGGAACTTTCGGCAGCCCACGCCGATGTCGAAGCGGGACGGTTCGGCCAGGCGGTCTCGGTGTACGAGCGGGTCCTTCGGGAGGACATGCACAATGTCGAGGCGCTCATCCACCTCGGCATGGCTCTCGGCGGGGTTGGGGAGGCGGACAGGGGACTGGGCTACGTGGATCGCGCGCTTGCCATGGACCCGGACAATCCCCACGCACTCTGGGTCAAGGCCGTGACGCTATTCGAGGCCAAGGCCCAGTACGCCGAGTCCATTGCGGTGTGGGAGCGGTTTCTGGCGCTGGTGCCGGAATCCGCCAGGGACGCCGGCACGGCTCGCGGCTCTGTCTTGCGGGCCAGGGAGCGGCTCGGGGGCCCGCAGCGGCCAGCCCCGGGAAAGGGATCGCCATGA